In the Ilumatobacteraceae bacterium genome, one interval contains:
- a CDS encoding HAMP domain-containing sensor histidine kinase, translating into MTSTTADIPAVVPDTRTFRDPLPRRKWGLRRRILLIFTLGALMLSMVLAFVTYGLARSSVVQQQDEAAREVARRNATNAAELLRSNPDTAQATIDRLVDGFGVERPLVLYNGAWTPGRTSFDETQLPDEFRDRVVTDGVPSRMIVEIDGGLYLAVGYRLPPSSAYFEYFSLEDVNATLQSVRLSLILGTIITTALGVVAGSFAARRAVRPVGVAAQAAKAIAGGRLDTRLELTEDPDLSVLANSFNDMATALENRIDRDARFASDVSHELRSPLMTLSASVEVMDARRDEMPERAQAALDLLKSDVVRFQGLVEDLLEISRFDAGAVRLHLEELLVAEFVRQAVRISSVPDAPVDVSERAEMVLINGDRRRLARVIANLIDNTRVHGDGKPEVSIRLVDADDQPVTKVRIAVEDHGAGVPESERALVFERFARGGVAGRRAGNDGAGLGLSLVDEHVRMHGGKVWVEDRLDGEPGARFVIELDAEELDE; encoded by the coding sequence GTGACCAGCACGACCGCAGATATCCCGGCGGTCGTTCCCGACACCCGCACGTTCCGCGATCCGCTGCCGCGCCGCAAGTGGGGGTTGCGTCGACGCATCCTGCTGATCTTCACGCTGGGTGCTCTCATGCTCTCGATGGTCCTCGCCTTCGTGACGTACGGCCTCGCCCGGTCGAGCGTCGTCCAGCAGCAGGACGAAGCGGCACGCGAGGTCGCGCGCCGCAACGCCACCAACGCGGCCGAGCTGCTCCGCTCCAACCCCGACACCGCCCAGGCGACGATCGACCGACTCGTCGACGGGTTCGGGGTCGAGCGCCCGCTCGTGCTGTACAACGGCGCGTGGACCCCCGGTCGCACGTCGTTCGACGAGACCCAGCTCCCCGACGAGTTCCGTGACCGGGTCGTCACCGACGGCGTGCCCTCTCGGATGATCGTCGAGATCGACGGCGGGCTGTACCTGGCCGTCGGATACCGCCTCCCTCCGTCGTCGGCCTACTTCGAGTACTTCAGTCTCGAAGACGTCAACGCGACGCTGCAGTCGGTACGGCTGTCGCTGATCCTCGGCACGATCATCACCACCGCGCTCGGGGTGGTCGCCGGGTCGTTCGCCGCCCGGCGTGCGGTCAGACCCGTCGGCGTCGCCGCGCAAGCCGCCAAGGCGATCGCCGGCGGCCGGCTCGACACCCGGCTCGAACTGACCGAAGATCCCGACCTGAGCGTGCTCGCGAACTCGTTCAACGACATGGCGACCGCGCTCGAGAACCGGATCGACCGCGACGCCAGATTCGCGTCCGACGTCAGCCACGAGCTGAGGTCGCCGTTGATGACGCTGTCGGCGTCGGTCGAGGTCATGGACGCCCGACGCGACGAGATGCCCGAGCGGGCACAGGCGGCGCTCGACCTGCTCAAGAGCGACGTGGTGCGCTTCCAGGGCCTCGTCGAGGATCTCCTCGAGATCAGCCGCTTCGACGCCGGCGCCGTCCGCCTCCACCTCGAGGAGTTGCTGGTCGCCGAGTTCGTGCGCCAGGCGGTGCGGATCAGCAGCGTGCCCGACGCGCCGGTCGACGTGTCCGAGCGGGCCGAGATGGTCTTGATCAACGGCGACCGACGGCGCCTCGCCCGGGTGATCGCCAACCTGATCGACAACACCCGCGTGCACGGCGACGGCAAGCCGGAGGTCTCGATCCGGCTCGTCGACGCCGACGACCAGCCGGTCACCAAGGTCCGCATCGCGGTCGAGGACCACGGCGCCGGCGTGCCCGAGTCCGAGCGGGCCCTCGTCTTCGAACGGTTCGCCCGCGGCGGCGTCGCCGGCCGTCGGGCCGGCAACGACGGGGCCGGTCTCGGCCTCTCGCTGGTCGACGAACACGTCCGGATGCACGGCGGCAAGGTGTGGGTCGAGGATCGCCTCGACGGAGAGCCGGGGGCACGCTTCGTGATCGAACTCGATGCCGAGGAGCTCGACGAATGA
- a CDS encoding response regulator transcription factor gives MGTRILAVEDDERIRSAVKLALEDEGWTVDEAGSGEQAIGLFNAATPDVVLIDIMLPGIDGFELCRTIRRTSDVPVVMVTARNDTHDIVAGLEAGADDYLTKPFAAKELSARIRALLRRIRPTSPSHERLVFGDLELIPEEGKVLRGGEEVHLTKTEFRLLCELAENPGKVFSREALLDKVWGYDYFGDGRLVDVHVRRLRTKVEADAANPRHVVTVRGLGYRLQT, from the coding sequence GTGGGTACCCGCATCCTGGCCGTGGAAGACGACGAGCGCATCCGCTCCGCGGTGAAACTCGCCCTCGAAGACGAGGGTTGGACGGTCGACGAGGCCGGGAGCGGCGAGCAGGCGATCGGTCTGTTCAACGCTGCCACGCCCGACGTCGTGTTGATCGACATCATGCTGCCGGGCATCGACGGCTTCGAGCTGTGCCGCACGATCCGCCGGACCAGCGACGTGCCGGTCGTGATGGTCACGGCCCGCAACGACACCCACGACATCGTCGCCGGCCTCGAAGCCGGTGCCGACGACTACCTGACCAAGCCGTTCGCCGCCAAAGAACTCTCGGCCCGTATCCGGGCGCTGCTGCGCCGGATCCGTCCGACCTCCCCCAGCCACGAACGACTCGTGTTCGGCGATCTCGAACTGATCCCCGAAGAAGGCAAGGTGCTGCGCGGCGGCGAAGAGGTGCATCTCACCAAGACCGAGTTCCGCCTGCTGTGCGAACTCGCCGAGAATCCCGGCAAGGTCTTCAGTCGAGAGGCGCTGCTCGACAAGGTGTGGGGCTACGACTACTTCGGTGACGGCCGGCTCGTCGACGTCCACGTGCGGCGACTCCGCACCAAGGTCGAGGCGGACGCGGCCAACCCGCGTCACGTCGTCACCGTGCGTGGCCTGGGCTACCGGCTCCAGACGTGA
- a CDS encoding inositol monophosphatase family protein has protein sequence MRHADADELIELRALCAELARGAGDIALAGRDRRIGAAQLPGTTKSSTTDIATEFDRAAEAFVVERIREARPDDAIVGEEGTADPGTSGYSWFIDPIDGTTNYVYDQPAWSNSVAVALDGEMIAGAVFVPPLDELFSAALGHGATLNGRSIGASTETDLSLALVGTGFGYQPEQRRQQAERLATLIAQVRDMRRLGSAAFDLCMVACGRLDVYYELQLNSWDAAAGELIAREAGAITSDFSGGPARHDEMLVAAPGVHRAFLNALQTS, from the coding sequence ATGCGCCACGCTGACGCCGACGAACTCATCGAACTCCGGGCGCTGTGCGCCGAACTCGCACGAGGCGCCGGCGACATCGCCCTCGCGGGTCGTGACCGTCGGATCGGTGCGGCGCAACTGCCGGGGACCACCAAGTCGTCGACGACCGACATCGCCACCGAGTTCGACCGAGCCGCCGAAGCGTTCGTCGTCGAGCGGATCCGCGAGGCGCGTCCCGACGACGCGATCGTCGGCGAGGAAGGCACCGCCGACCCGGGCACCAGCGGGTACTCCTGGTTCATCGACCCGATCGACGGCACGACCAACTACGTCTACGACCAACCGGCATGGTCCAACTCGGTCGCCGTGGCGCTCGACGGCGAGATGATCGCCGGTGCCGTGTTCGTGCCGCCCCTCGACGAACTGTTCAGCGCAGCACTCGGCCACGGGGCGACCCTCAACGGTCGGTCGATCGGGGCGAGCACCGAGACCGACCTCTCGCTCGCCCTCGTCGGCACCGGGTTCGGTTACCAGCCAGAGCAGCGTCGACAGCAGGCCGAACGCTTGGCGACCCTCATCGCGCAGGTCCGCGACATGCGGCGCCTGGGCTCCGCCGCCTTCGACCTGTGCATGGTCGCGTGCGGCCGCCTCGACGTCTACTACGAGCTCCAACTGAACTCGTGGGATGCCGCCGCCGGTGAGCTGATCGCCCGCGAAGCCGGCGCGATCACGAGCGACTTCTCGGGTGGCCCTGCACGACACGACGAGATGCTGGTCGCCGCGCCGGGTGTGCATCGAGCGTTCTTGAACGCTTTGCAAACGTCCTGA
- a CDS encoding polyprenol monophosphomannose synthase, protein MHVVVVVPTYNEVDNIDPLCRRLRAALPDADVLIVDDGSPDGTAAAARTLALELGRIEVVDQPGKGGLGAAYRAGFRTALATGADVCVQLDADLSHDPAVLPALVANVEHGADLAIGSRYVPGGLTIDWPWQRRALSRWGNRYAAGVLGLAVNDTTSGFRAYSAEALRAMDFETVTADGYGFQVEMTHRLVGAGGRIVEFPITFSERVAGESKLDKGIIGEALGLVMRLWLGDLRGRRERRRQGG, encoded by the coding sequence GTGCACGTGGTGGTCGTCGTTCCGACGTACAACGAGGTCGACAACATCGACCCGCTGTGTCGTCGCCTGCGCGCGGCCCTGCCCGATGCCGACGTGCTGATCGTCGACGACGGCAGCCCCGACGGGACCGCGGCGGCGGCGCGGACACTGGCGCTCGAGCTCGGTCGGATCGAGGTCGTCGACCAACCGGGCAAGGGCGGGTTGGGCGCCGCGTACCGAGCCGGATTCCGGACGGCGCTGGCCACCGGTGCCGACGTCTGCGTGCAGCTCGACGCCGACCTGTCGCACGATCCGGCGGTGCTGCCGGCACTCGTCGCCAATGTCGAACACGGTGCCGACCTCGCGATCGGGAGCCGCTACGTACCCGGAGGGCTGACGATCGATTGGCCGTGGCAGCGGCGGGCGCTGTCGCGCTGGGGAAACCGATACGCGGCCGGCGTCCTCGGGTTGGCGGTCAACGACACCACCTCCGGATTCCGGGCGTACTCGGCAGAGGCTCTCCGTGCGATGGACTTCGAAACGGTGACCGCCGACGGCTACGGCTTCCAGGTGGAGATGACCCACCGCCTCGTCGGCGCAGGTGGCCGGATCGTCGAGTTCCCGATCACGTTCAGCGAGCGGGTGGCGGGGGAGTCGAAGCTCGACAAGGGGATCATCGGCGAGGCGCTCGGTCTGGTGATGCGGCTGTGGCTCGGCGACCTGCGCGGCCGTCGCGAGCGTCGCCGCCAGGGCGGCTGA
- a CDS encoding SDR family oxidoreductase, whose translation MQLDGKYVVVTGGASGIGKAMCERFHAEGAAGIMVVDRNAAAAATVAASVGGIAHACDLGVADEVTAMVRAAEAQFGRIDVLCNNAGIANDEDFLEGPIDPWDLQWRVNVMAHVHAVRAALPAMLERGEGYIQHTASMAGILTTHGAATYASTKHAVVGLAEWLSITYHDRGVQFFLLAPLGVDTPMLDTSSDFAKNAAGPLKTADEVAGYVVDAFDEERFLILTDPIAQEWMHRKDEDLERWLGGMRRLQRKIGGGGDPSG comes from the coding sequence ATGCAACTCGACGGGAAGTACGTGGTGGTCACCGGTGGCGCGAGCGGGATCGGCAAGGCGATGTGCGAGCGGTTCCACGCCGAGGGAGCGGCCGGGATCATGGTCGTCGACCGGAACGCCGCTGCCGCCGCAACCGTCGCCGCGTCGGTCGGCGGGATCGCCCACGCCTGCGACCTGGGCGTCGCCGACGAGGTCACGGCGATGGTGCGAGCGGCAGAGGCCCAGTTCGGTCGCATCGACGTGCTGTGCAACAACGCCGGGATCGCGAACGACGAGGACTTCCTCGAGGGGCCGATCGACCCGTGGGACCTCCAGTGGCGGGTCAACGTCATGGCCCACGTGCACGCGGTGCGCGCCGCGCTCCCGGCGATGCTCGAGCGCGGCGAGGGCTACATCCAGCACACGGCGTCGATGGCCGGCATCCTGACCACCCACGGCGCGGCGACGTACGCATCGACCAAACACGCCGTCGTCGGGCTCGCCGAGTGGTTGTCGATCACGTATCACGACCGCGGCGTGCAGTTCTTCCTCCTCGCGCCGCTCGGCGTCGACACGCCGATGCTCGACACCTCGTCGGACTTCGCCAAGAACGCCGCCGGGCCCCTCAAGACCGCCGACGAGGTTGCGGGCTACGTGGTCGACGCGTTCGACGAGGAGCGGTTCCTGATCCTGACCGACCCGATCGCCCAGGAGTGGATGCACCGCAAGGACGAGGATCTCGAAAGATGGCTGGGTGGGATGCGACGGCTTCAGCGCAAGATCGGCGGCGGCGGCGACCCGTCGGGCTGA
- the dinB gene encoding DNA polymerase IV, with the protein MTTDGRTRTILHVDMDAFFVSVELRERPDLVGQPVVVGGTGNRGVVAAASYEARRYDVHSALPSAVARRRCPHAVFLPGNHELYSEVSRQVHEIFGRYTPLIEPLSLDEAFLDVSGATRLFGEGVQIAQRIRADVRNELDLGCSVGVAPNKFLAKLASVEAKPRALPDRIDPGRGVVEVRPGAELDFLHPLPVKRLWGVGPVTLEKLERLGIRTVGDLARLDERTVVNALGRASGTHLLALSNGFDERPVEVDRDPKSIGHEETYPHDIHGVEDLERELVRLSDAVSGRLRRHGSGARTLTLKVRFAGFRTVTRSLTLDSSVDTGPEIVAALKPLLRALDLSPGVRLLGVSASNFAPPSQQMSLLDDAPEPSRTAGTIDEIRDRFGSTAIGPASSISGRGIRVVRKGAQQWGPDQQPSKSGNPEENRRAR; encoded by the coding sequence GTGACGACAGACGGGCGCACCAGGACGATCCTGCACGTCGACATGGATGCGTTCTTCGTGTCGGTGGAGCTGCGCGAGCGGCCCGACCTCGTGGGGCAGCCGGTCGTCGTGGGCGGCACCGGCAACCGGGGCGTCGTCGCCGCGGCGTCGTACGAGGCCCGCCGCTACGACGTGCACTCGGCGTTGCCGTCGGCCGTCGCCCGGCGGCGTTGCCCGCACGCGGTGTTCCTGCCCGGCAACCACGAGCTGTACTCCGAGGTCAGCAGGCAGGTGCACGAGATCTTCGGGCGCTACACGCCGCTGATCGAACCGCTGTCGCTCGACGAGGCGTTCCTCGACGTCAGCGGCGCCACCCGACTGTTCGGCGAGGGGGTGCAGATCGCCCAGCGGATCCGGGCCGACGTCCGCAACGAACTCGACCTCGGATGCTCGGTCGGTGTCGCACCGAACAAGTTTCTCGCCAAGCTCGCATCGGTCGAGGCCAAGCCGCGAGCCCTGCCCGACCGCATCGATCCGGGCAGGGGAGTCGTCGAGGTCAGACCTGGCGCCGAACTCGACTTCCTGCACCCGCTGCCGGTCAAACGGCTCTGGGGCGTCGGCCCCGTGACCCTGGAGAAGCTCGAGCGGCTGGGTATCAGAACCGTCGGTGACCTCGCGCGGCTCGACGAACGAACGGTGGTCAACGCGCTCGGCCGAGCGAGCGGAACGCACCTGCTCGCACTGTCGAACGGGTTCGACGAGCGCCCCGTCGAGGTCGACCGCGACCCGAAGTCGATCGGCCACGAAGAGACCTATCCGCACGACATCCACGGCGTCGAGGACCTCGAGCGTGAACTCGTCCGCCTGTCCGACGCCGTGTCGGGCCGGCTCCGTCGGCACGGCTCCGGGGCGAGAACCCTCACGTTGAAGGTCCGGTTCGCCGGGTTCCGAACGGTGACGAGATCGCTCACGCTCGACTCGTCGGTCGACACCGGCCCCGAGATCGTCGCCGCCCTGAAACCGTTGCTCCGGGCGCTCGACCTGTCGCCGGGCGTCCGGCTGCTCGGGGTGTCGGCGAGCAACTTCGCGCCGCCGTCCCAGCAGATGAGCCTCCTCGACGACGCCCCGGAACCCAGCAGGACCGCCGGCACGATCGACGAGATCCGCGACCGGTTCGGCTCGACCGCGATCGGCCCGGCCAGCTCGATCAGCGGTCGAGGAATCCGTGTCGTGCGCAAAGGTGCGCAGCAATGGGGGCCCGATCAGCAACCCTCGAAATCGGGGAACCCGGAGGAAAACCGTCGAGCGCGTTGA
- a CDS encoding DUF3040 domain-containing protein translates to MPLSEDEQRILRQIEQELESDPTFSERGYRVSRRRLVMLAAGLAAGLVLTVAGLAISFWLAFIGFVAVLVMAVKLEAEVRVVGREKLGNLPINAWLAGAGRQRPSD, encoded by the coding sequence ATGCCGCTGTCTGAAGACGAACAACGGATTCTCCGTCAGATCGAGCAGGAGCTCGAATCCGACCCGACCTTCTCCGAGCGCGGCTATCGGGTGTCCCGTCGACGGCTCGTCATGCTCGCCGCGGGCCTCGCCGCCGGGTTGGTGCTGACGGTCGCCGGGCTGGCGATCAGCTTCTGGCTCGCCTTCATCGGCTTCGTCGCCGTGCTGGTCATGGCGGTCAAGCTCGAAGCCGAGGTCCGGGTGGTCGGTCGCGAGAAGCTCGGCAACCTGCCGATCAACGCCTGGCTCGCCGGTGCCGGCCGCCAGCGCCCCTCCGACTGA
- a CDS encoding DUF3488 and transglutaminase-like domain-containing protein: MTAANEHRASIDRDLAATAAITLYSLAVAVGFARVFSGWEFMVELGLLVVLGHGVSFVMRRARVPGWLAIPVMILLLLWVLLALRYGGSLDFGLPGEAARARIDLDIDLVREQFQTAIAPVGYDVGWATLAGFAIVITVVMADSFAFRAEARGEALVPGGVLFVFIAALGSPRLRIVATALLIAAGIIAVAALRSMHDRSRRIELTSRRAPSLAVPAAVASAAAIALLAGVVGPRIPGAQAEPLYETRGRGGGDTTLISPLVDIRSRLTNRDNVELFRVNADAASYWRVTTLPEFDGRRFRLPRRSLERVDGSFGSGDGERIRQQIQVLSLGGQLVPAAPDPFQASGFSGGSELSLNLNRDTSTLLAPDDMQAGDLFTVVSSSPVLDKDLLRSTSVNNPPDPIFTELPDDLPEIVEELARAVTADAQTPYDQAFALQQWFRSQFEYSLEVQAGHGSNAIESFLQQRVGYCEQFSATFAAMARTLGIPSRVAVGFTPGVINDEGWYSVLGKNAHAWPELWFDGIGWVLFEPTPGRGAPGAESYTDVGPDQDTSGQGTGGDDEVGTGDPLPTTPSTVVAPPTTVGDGTTATTLPPLDGEIPRLPDGGGTFGGEVTDGAGSAADDGIAVPWTTLLILTALGLALAMPAIARRWNRRATRSLAPAQRVSAAWFRAQQAAQLAGVGGSPAWTAREWAEATATYLPVAARPMASLAAIVDQVGYAPPGSIDLEHPGAYGSTLRHDCELWSNQVDRIAGDTMTFPQRVKHYFVDWR, from the coding sequence ATGACCGCGGCGAACGAACATCGCGCTTCGATCGACCGCGACCTCGCCGCGACCGCGGCGATCACGCTCTACTCCCTCGCCGTCGCCGTCGGTTTCGCCCGGGTCTTCTCCGGCTGGGAGTTCATGGTCGAGCTCGGACTGCTCGTCGTGCTCGGCCACGGTGTGTCGTTCGTGATGCGACGGGCCCGCGTGCCCGGCTGGCTGGCGATCCCCGTGATGATCCTGCTGCTGCTCTGGGTGCTGCTCGCGCTCCGCTACGGCGGGTCGCTCGACTTCGGCCTGCCCGGCGAGGCGGCACGCGCCCGCATCGATCTCGACATCGACCTGGTCAGAGAACAGTTCCAGACCGCCATCGCCCCGGTGGGCTACGACGTCGGGTGGGCGACGCTCGCCGGGTTCGCCATCGTCATCACCGTCGTGATGGCCGACTCGTTCGCATTCCGCGCCGAGGCCCGAGGCGAGGCCCTCGTGCCGGGCGGTGTGCTGTTCGTGTTCATCGCCGCCCTCGGTAGTCCTCGCCTCCGGATCGTCGCGACTGCGCTCCTGATCGCGGCAGGGATCATCGCGGTCGCGGCGCTGCGCTCGATGCACGACCGCTCGCGCCGGATCGAACTCACCAGCCGGCGGGCCCCGTCGCTCGCCGTGCCGGCCGCGGTCGCCTCCGCTGCCGCGATCGCGCTCCTCGCCGGCGTCGTCGGTCCGCGCATCCCCGGCGCCCAGGCAGAGCCGCTCTACGAGACGCGGGGGCGTGGCGGCGGCGACACGACCCTCATCAGCCCGCTCGTCGACATCCGTTCACGGCTCACCAACCGCGACAACGTCGAACTGTTCCGGGTGAACGCCGATGCCGCGTCGTACTGGCGTGTGACCACGCTGCCCGAGTTTGACGGCCGGCGGTTCCGGTTGCCACGGCGCAGCCTCGAACGCGTCGACGGCAGCTTCGGATCGGGCGACGGCGAGCGGATCCGCCAGCAGATCCAGGTGCTGTCGCTGGGGGGCCAGCTGGTGCCCGCCGCACCCGATCCGTTCCAGGCCAGCGGGTTCTCCGGCGGGTCCGAGCTGAGCCTCAACCTGAACCGTGACACCAGCACGCTGCTGGCCCCAGACGACATGCAGGCCGGCGATCTGTTCACCGTCGTGTCATCCTCGCCGGTCCTCGACAAGGACCTGCTGCGCTCCACGTCGGTCAACAATCCTCCCGACCCCATCTTCACCGAACTGCCGGACGACCTACCCGAGATCGTCGAGGAACTCGCTCGCGCCGTCACCGCCGACGCCCAGACACCGTACGACCAGGCGTTCGCACTGCAGCAGTGGTTCCGCTCCCAGTTCGAGTACAGCCTCGAGGTGCAGGCCGGTCACGGTTCGAATGCGATCGAGAGCTTCCTGCAGCAGCGCGTCGGCTACTGCGAACAGTTCTCCGCCACGTTCGCAGCCATGGCCCGAACCCTCGGGATCCCGTCCCGTGTCGCCGTCGGGTTCACGCCGGGCGTGATCAACGACGAGGGCTGGTACAGCGTGCTCGGCAAGAACGCCCACGCGTGGCCCGAGCTGTGGTTCGACGGCATCGGTTGGGTGCTGTTCGAGCCGACACCGGGTCGCGGCGCCCCCGGCGCCGAGAGCTACACCGACGTCGGTCCCGATCAGGACACGTCGGGACAGGGCACCGGCGGCGACGACGAGGTCGGCACGGGCGATCCCCTGCCCACCACGCCCTCGACGGTCGTCGCACCACCGACGACGGTCGGTGACGGCACCACAGCGACCACCCTGCCACCGCTCGACGGTGAGATCCCACGGTTGCCCGACGGTGGCGGCACGTTCGGCGGCGAGGTCACCGACGGAGCGGGATCAGCGGCCGACGACGGCATCGCGGTCCCCTGGACGACGTTGTTGATCCTCACCGCGCTCGGCCTCGCGCTCGCGATGCCGGCGATCGCTCGTCGGTGGAACCGTCGCGCCACCCGTTCGCTCGCGCCGGCCCAGCGGGTCAGTGCCGCGTGGTTCCGGGCGCAGCAGGCCGCTCAACTGGCCGGCGTCGGTGGATCACCGGCGTGGACCGCACGCGAGTGGGCCGAAGCGACGGCGACGTACCTCCCGGTGGCCGCACGCCCGATGGCGTCGCTGGCAGCAATCGTCGATCAGGTCGGGTACGCCCCGCCGGGCTCGATCGATCTGGAGCACCCGGGCGCATACGGGTCGACGCTGCGACACGACTGCGAACTGTGGTCGAACCAGGTCGACCGCATCGCCGGTGACACCATGACGTTCCCGCAGCGCGTCAAGCACTACTTCGTCGACTGGCGCTGA
- a CDS encoding DUF58 domain-containing protein, producing the protein MPTRQGWTIAMGAIAALVIGRVFGIIELFVIGAGLGLTVIVAVLIVRLHQPELAITRWAHPSVLTVGDTGRVDLLIENRAGLRSPRVDLTEPVGTSNTAHMTVAPLRSGDQVTAGYRVPASRRGVLEVGPAVLERRDLLGLATFDRIAVGATELTVAPQTFELPMPALGHGVLGRHLLALSQRVGPGEFHSLRDYVVGDEPRSIHWKASARSEELKVRQHEAQGVRRCIIVLDRDGDAYPAPVNDADADVFERAITIAGSLAISADRVGLTTRFVTGGGIDLRGPEVAAHTLQLLAPIEIGPALGELERDPGEGLGLVIVVTSSPATDAWRRTARLVDPTLTRIGVFTAGRLPGQRGGRLTVDASTLVRFRDEWARLAGTSTLHRITHDEPLDEVPA; encoded by the coding sequence ATGCCGACCCGCCAGGGGTGGACCATTGCGATGGGCGCAATCGCCGCGCTGGTCATCGGCCGCGTGTTCGGCATCATCGAGTTGTTCGTCATCGGTGCCGGGCTCGGGCTCACGGTCATCGTCGCGGTGCTGATCGTCCGGCTCCATCAGCCCGAGCTCGCGATCACCCGATGGGCCCACCCCTCGGTGCTGACCGTCGGCGACACCGGCCGCGTCGACCTCCTGATCGAGAACCGGGCCGGCCTCAGGTCACCGCGCGTCGACCTGACCGAACCGGTCGGCACCAGCAACACCGCCCACATGACGGTCGCGCCGCTCCGCTCGGGTGACCAGGTCACCGCCGGCTACCGAGTGCCGGCCAGCCGACGTGGCGTGCTCGAGGTCGGGCCGGCGGTGCTCGAGCGACGCGACCTGCTCGGGCTGGCGACGTTCGACCGGATCGCCGTCGGGGCCACCGAGTTGACCGTCGCCCCGCAGACGTTCGAGCTACCGATGCCGGCGCTCGGCCACGGCGTGCTCGGTCGGCACCTGCTCGCGCTGTCGCAGCGGGTCGGACCCGGCGAGTTCCACAGCCTCCGCGACTACGTGGTCGGCGACGAACCCCGTTCGATCCACTGGAAGGCGTCGGCCCGATCCGAGGAGCTCAAGGTCCGACAGCACGAAGCCCAGGGCGTGCGCCGTTGCATCATCGTGCTCGACCGCGACGGCGACGCGTACCCGGCACCGGTCAACGATGCCGACGCCGACGTCTTCGAGCGGGCGATCACGATCGCCGGCAGCCTGGCGATCAGTGCCGACCGGGTGGGTCTCACGACGAGGTTCGTCACCGGCGGTGGCATCGACCTCCGTGGCCCCGAGGTGGCAGCGCACACGTTGCAGCTGCTCGCTCCGATCGAGATCGGACCGGCGCTCGGCGAACTCGAACGCGACCCGGGAGAGGGTCTCGGTCTCGTCATCGTGGTCACGTCGTCACCGGCGACCGACGCCTGGCGCCGCACCGCGCGACTGGTCGACCCCACCCTCACCCGGATCGGCGTGTTCACCGCCGGACGGCTCCCCGGCCAGCGCGGCGGACGGCTCACCGTCGACGCGTCGACGCTCGTCCGGTTCCGCGACGAATGGGCCCGTCTCGCCGGCACCAGCACCTTGCACCGGATCACCCACGACGAGCCGCTCGACGAGGTGCCGGCATGA
- a CDS encoding MoxR family ATPase gives MTGTAEATTTFSTLFDSIANNIATIVQGKREAIEFALIGLLSEGHVLIEDVPGVGKTSLAKALAASVDCSWKRVQFTPDLLPTDLVGVSIYERSTEQFRFQRGPLFANIVLADEINRASPKTQSALLEAMEERQVSVDGTSHQLSPPFMVIATQNPVEQEGTYRLPESQLDRFLLRIAIGYPGRTAEIAILDGENSGDLLRELQPVVTAAEVLNMIATVRTVYLASALKSYMVDIAEASRRHSAIELGLSPRATLQLAAATRGFAAAQGRDYGTPDDVKAVATAVLAHRLVLKAGSNARSTSEDAVRELLADVPVPVAR, from the coding sequence GTGACGGGTACAGCAGAAGCGACGACCACGTTCTCGACGCTGTTCGACAGCATCGCGAACAACATCGCCACGATCGTGCAGGGCAAACGAGAAGCGATCGAGTTCGCGCTGATCGGTCTCCTCTCCGAGGGCCATGTGCTGATCGAGGACGTCCCGGGGGTCGGCAAGACCTCGTTGGCCAAGGCGCTCGCGGCGTCGGTCGACTGCAGCTGGAAGCGGGTGCAGTTCACGCCCGACCTGCTGCCGACCGACCTCGTCGGCGTCAGCATCTACGAGCGCTCGACCGAACAGTTCCGGTTCCAGCGCGGCCCACTGTTCGCCAACATCGTGCTGGCCGACGAGATCAACCGTGCGTCACCCAAGACGCAGTCGGCGCTGCTCGAGGCGATGGAGGAACGCCAGGTCAGCGTCGACGGCACCAGCCACCAGCTGTCCCCGCCGTTCATGGTGATCGCCACGCAGAACCCGGTCGAGCAGGAGGGCACCTACCGACTGCCCGAGAGCCAGCTCGACCGGTTCCTGCTCCGGATCGCGATCGGCTATCCGGGCCGCACGGCCGAGATCGCGATCCTCGACGGCGAGAACAGCGGCGATCTGCTCCGCGAGTTGCAGCCGGTCGTGACCGCCGCCGAGGTCCTGAACATGATCGCCACGGTGCGCACGGTGTACCTCGCCAGCGCGCTCAAGTCGTACATGGTCGACATCGCCGAGGCGAGTCGTCGCCACAGCGCGATCGAGTTGGGGTTGTCGCCGCGCGCGACGCTCCAGTTGGCCGCTGCCACCCGCGGGTTCGCCGCGGCCCAGGGCCGTGACTACGGGACCCCCGACGACGTCAAGGCCGTCGCCACCGCCGTGCTCGCCCACCGTCTCGTGCTCAAGGCCGGGAGCAACGCACGGTCGACCTCCGAGGACGCAGTGCGCGAACTGCTGGCCGACGTTCCCGTCCCCGTCGCACGTTGA